agagggattagtggggcgcatttctgagtagaaggaccaaaagggaagagagagaaaagtaaagggacgaattcgggtattataccattttgaaatgcttgtttaacatTCATTGTTCAAACTTCATTTGCTCAAACAATGTTATGTTTTGCAATCATTCAATAAGAACAAgtaaaacatttttaagaaCAACAATGTTATGGCGGCGATGGCACCATCGAAGTTAGGGATGCGGTGATGGACGAGGTGAGGGTTACGCGCCCAGTCCATCATCGCATGTGGGGTATGGAGGATCAGAAAACAAGTTTGGGATCTAATGGAGGCGGATGGACACATAGAAAACAATTTGCAACAGTTAATATCATAATCAAATCTCCAGGAAAAAACCTAAACTCCTATCTCAAAATCTCATCAAAACAAAACCAGAAAATCCCatccatgaagaaaaacaaCGAGCACATCAATTCACAAATGAAATCAAACATCCAGTACCTCGTAACACAAAAAATCACCACAACTTTGACCAAACAAcacccaaacaacaaaaaattcaataataaatcaatcaaaaggttCATAGATCACAATACTGCTCCCGAAGCACTCTGGGTCGAGATTGTCAACTCGTgatcaaatcatcaaaattatAGCCCTTCATGAGCAGATCTAGAAcaaaatcaccaaaaaaaacaacaaaaattgggaaaaaattagaaaaaaatgggaAGAGAACTAGGTTTAATCAGAGAAAGAGGAGTGTCTCAGTACCTTTGGCCTACTTCCCGATATCAGAGTAGAGACCTGGCCCTTTCTCGAACGTCTTAGACCTCACTTGGGCCCACGTCTCCCCTCCGATCACACCCCTGAACTCGGCTCCGTCCTCAGAGCCACGATTGCTGACCTCATCCCCCTCCCCATGCTCACCATTGCTGCCGTCACTGGCCACGCCACTGCCGGTGGGTTCATCATCACCCGCACGCACGACTACGTCGGCGACAGGGGATTCATCTACATGAGCGAGCTGGACATCGGCGTGCCGATCGCTATGTACGCGATGTCGGAGTTGAGATCGAGGATTTCGGATGCGAGTGCGATGAGGGATTTGTTGCTGAGACCGGAGAAGATGGAAGGCGGGGAAAGCAGAGAGGAAGGGGGCGATTGATAGGGCAGTGGAGGAAGGGACGAAGGCGGTGGCCATGGCGGTGGCCGTGAGGACACTCATGAGGATATCTCAAGGGCTTTCATTTCTAAGGtttgaagaacaagaaagatGTGAAGGTTTTATTATACTTTGAAACAAAGTTatgttatgataattaaaagtttatgcaattaattattatttaagtgTGAAAGCAATATGTATTTGGTGGGAAATGCCAAATGGTGTGTGATGAGTGtccattgattttatttttttctcattttgttttcGAAGGCGATGAATAGGGGTTGCGAGAATGGAAGTTGGGAGTCGGGCGATTGTAATTTCCTCATAAAAGGGAAAAACTTGCATGAGAGATAGGGCTACCAggtggagaaaaaaatgttaGAGTTATTaaacatagttaaaaaaaaaataatccaaaaataaaactgCTCTAATATATTTTAACTTGTACATATGTTTAtagatattaaattataattaatcataaatatatcaaaacaccttataaaacattgttaataaattataaatatttactaaaacataattaataaatgctaaatatttgtttttttaatcaatccaaaaatcatatatattaataactcTAGGTGTTGTCAAgtaatatatactaatattatattaaattaaaataaaaattacaatcattttgtataaataactaattatattatatatattaataactattttttaactcaatgttgaatttttaattaaaagaaagaagaaaatataattattaaaagggaaaattactgttcacccctcgtaattttcaaaacttcccaaaaaccccctcctacttttgcacaccccggacagcccttccgttagtgtttaacttcccttttaccccctaccgttcacttcaaatgggtccatgttgtgaaatcccatttttggccctgaaaatggtgggaaaggaaagcgcgaAATCACATCGTGTTCGACCTTTTTGAAGGGCTTCTGCttggtttaacgtttaaatattttactaatatgtttaataattatcgtATCCGatgtaatacttcccatctccgggtttaacgttatcttttacatgtataactattcgtattagcgtgtaaattctcaaaagtctctacgtaaagcggtgatcttttcgtttgatccgaattcTTTGGCGGGTGTACGTGGCGGTGTGCAGGGATATGGTATCCGTGCATGAGAATTAATAGtggcattaaaatttatgaaaaatttatgcGAGTAACATAATTTTTCGAACACCCGgattcgttctcatcgatcgatgtcgaGCCATttgtcgtttaactttttctcggatatgaagagtcgactgcttgtggaattcacaccataaataacccgagaaagaaccctccccatggacgaccactcctcgtcgtcctcatcatcctcctcctcctcctcgtcctccctCTTCCcactggacaaccactctatctcgaaaAGGATGTTtacgtgaaccttcttccttatcttgagaatcgtttAGCGCatgatcacgcaacaagttaaactatctttttcacctcgagtcgaaatgctctcataattgcacgaatcgcGGGAGGATTCTTGTTGATTGGATGGCGGGcgagcaattaagcgagcatttcgacttgggtaagaaaaagaaatttttttcacgtatttcgtgattgcggaggatctctagaggaggagatcgggaaacatcctttaaaggcggggttgatatttatcacttgagactttacagttaccatttaagaacattacgtcgattgtacaactatt
The sequence above is drawn from the Dioscorea cayenensis subsp. rotundata cultivar TDr96_F1 unplaced genomic scaffold, TDr96_F1_v2_PseudoChromosome.rev07_lg8_w22 25.fasta BLBR01001480.1, whole genome shotgun sequence genome and encodes:
- the LOC120256520 gene encoding enoyl-CoA delta isomerase 1, peroxisomal-like, translating into MDEVRVTRPVHHRMWEKEECLSTFGLLPDIRVETWPFLERLRPHLGPRLPSDHTPELGSVLRATIADLIPLPMLTIAAVTGHATAGGFIITRTHDYVGDRGFIYMSELDIGVPIAMYAMSELRSRISDASAMRDLLLRPEKMEGGESREEGGD